The window TAGTAATTACGAGCAAACTGTACAAGTACATGCAACATACAAGCTGGCCTATGTGGAACTAACATACATTATTAAATAAcctttttcatctctttttacAAAACGTGCATGCAGCTTTGAACAGTTCCAAGTCATGCTGCTCTATTTGTGTGATCACAAAATTCAATGGCCTGTAAAAGGAGGGGAAACATATCAATGCACCTGCAGGAATCTGCAGTTCTTCGCACATTTACAGAATATCACAAGGGATTTCAAGGCCAAGAAGAACTcaaatgaataaaaagcaaattgaaatttgattttttttttctccaaaaagtAAGatatattgcattaaaaaatcaagCCTTGTGCTTGCATCAATCTCAAAGAAATGTAAACTAAAATTTGGTAAAAACATTAGTAAGTGCAGAATATTTCAACTGGAATCTCCAGTGAAACATTGAACAACTCATACCATGCTCTATCCAGGGCAGACAGGTGTGTCTGAAGCGACACACATCAGAGAAGCCTGGGTACAGCTGAAAGTGTCATATGCTCAATTCATTCCTGGTCAACATTTTGGGAAGTcaaatatacatttatacaCAGAAACATAAGTATTTCCTCTCAAATTCTAGGAGGAAAATTGCATTACCAGTAACATATTCAATGTCAAAATTAAGACTAAAGCTGCTTTATACCAGTCCCCAGCAGTAGTTGCAGAATTCTTCAAAATTCTTCCATGCAAAACATCATAaacagaaaagttattttatatatatatataatgcaaACATATCTgctttttacaaagaaaaagtgGCACTgtgatgatttttatttttaagaatataaCTTAGATTGGTCATTTGTTTTGGGTTCCCACGTGAAAGACTTGTAAATACCAGAACTGAGGAACTATTTGAACTCGCTGGAATTGTAACTGTGGCTGTTGAACACTTTAACGATGCTTACAGAGATATGCTTCAGcccttttttgtttggtttagaaaaagaaaggaagggtCTCTGTTAGCATTGTGAGGACTTCTACAAAACTAGCAGAATCACGTGGCAAAAAACTAGTGGAAGTGACAAGTACAGAAAAACTGCTGAAACACCAGGAAGGTAACACTGCTTGAGGGCTCTctcaaaatgtgaaaaaacaaCATTGTTAACAGAGTGAGAGCTTCCAGTTTGGGTCATCTTTGACTTAGGTCGAATCTAAAtgttcctctctctttttttctttttcctttctttctttttttttctttttttttttaatcattataAGCATCAGTGGTAGCTGCTAATAGATTAGCTGTATGTGATATACCTTTGTTCTGTCAATTTAAGCCATCTCTCAACAGACAGACATACGTTTGGATAACTACTACAAGCAAAAACAGAAGTGATTGTCTCTCTCCAACAGTGTTTCTTGTCATGTGAATATCTGGTTCCACTTGTTATCCTGGGTGATGTTTTGAATAGACAGCTACTATGATCTAATGCAGGGAGGCCCAGTTGAACTTTCCAGAGATGACTGGGAAGCCCTACGTGTCAGGGGAGTCAATGTTGGATCCACTAGCGATGAAGGTGGAAATAATTTATACCAGCCTATTACCACGCTGGACAGATCCAGTTCCTCCAGAAGGATCTGGGCAACTCCCATGAAGCATTTGTGGTCCATTCGGCCATAGTCTCCCCAGACTATTACCTGGAAGAACATAAAATTAAGGTTCATGATTGTCCTCAAATCCATGCTTTTACAGGGTTCTATACTTAAACCTGTGCTTATGTATGTTCACTCTTGCTGTTATATGTGTTAACGTAAGGATAATGTTATTCTCAAGAGTGAATGACTGCTTCCCTTTCATGGGAAAACCTCATGGCAGGACAGGAACAACAGTCAACAAAAGATAAATGTTCAATGCAATAAGACATTTTGCAGCTCTGAAACCACAATCCACAAGGATGTCTGTAatgatatttataaaattaaatgctaGTGAGTTGAAATGGATTTACACATACTTGTTAAATTTAAGTAAACATGCAAGTGATTCCCCAAATGACAGCCTAAAATGGGATTAAGAAGAAACTGACCTGAAGGACTTTACCCTGTGGACTTTCCTCAAAAACCAGTGTCTGTTGGTACAGAGGATCGAGTGTCTTCCTTGCAATTCTTGTCTTCTTCTTAGCTATACATGCTCCATTTTCCAGTAAATACACTTTAACATACGGAGCTGCAAACAGAACATCAAGAATGTTATGTTTGGACTTGTAGTGCACATCCGAAATGAAGGACAAATTCCTTAAAAGGAAGCAGAGTAGAAAGAAAATGACacacattattttcattttatccttGCAACTGTATAATCTGAATacaattatattaataaaaaagattACACAGCCCAGAAGAAATCAATTTGATTTTCATGAACTTTGAATGTAATGATCTAAGATCTTACTAACAACAATTACACTTAATGTCAGtcattttagaaacattttctttttccaggagTTAGCTGTCACTGACATCTATTTTGGATTCTCTGTAAAGGCTTAGGGATCAGAGATAGTTCAAAGCAAAAGCAACCTTTGAGACTCTGCCACTCCAATGACAAAGACACAAGTTGCACTTTCATCTCTAGCTCCTAAAGAGATTGCAAAGTACCATCTTCACTAAATGTTATCTAAAAGAACTGTTCCAGGTTTTACAGTAAGCAGTGGTTGGGGTATTGATTTTAAATCTCCTCTATAATTGTTTCTAGAGGTAACTAGAACTTCAGCAAATGTCCTTATAAAAAATGATACAGTGTAATTACAATATACATTATGTAAATTATTGACACTGACAGGAACACTAGCACAAGCTGCTCCCTTCTTGAAGCATTGCTGTGTACAGTTTTTTTCCATACCTGGGGTAGATTTGGAGCCAGGTTTTTGGATGAGGCCACGGGCTCTAATGACTTCTACTTCTAACTGGCCTTTTTTATCCACCATTCCAATCTGGATGTCACctgagagggagaagaaagaagccCACATTTTAGAGAAGCAGTACAGCACAGGAGAGAAGTTATAAGAGTGAGAAAGACTAGTTTTGTATTATTCTTCTGCATTACTGTGTTTGTTGTGTCTCCTGATGATCCCTTTAGCTTCTCCATCCTTAAACAAGGACTAAGTAATATATACTTAGGGACCATGGTTCTCCCTCTAGGTATACAGTTCATACCAACTAAAAAGaggtattttttcttccaaagtcTCCAGCCAAGCACAAAGGTGAcaatttctcaatttttatCAATATTCCATTCGCATTTTTGGTGTGACTAAAATGTCAtaacatgttaaaaaaagaaactgttttcatttctaaacAGTCAAACTTGTTTCCTTGCCTGAGTTTTGACAAATGacatttcctgcagaaaaaggGAACTGCTTACTCTGAGACTAAGCACTGTTCTGATCTAGATCAATAAAATACAAGGGCAGTAAACTATGTACTGATGCTCAAAACATTGTATCTCTATGCTTTCATATATCATGGAATCAGCTAAGTAGAACTCTAACTTAGattaaaatagattaaaataggccatttagaataaaaaatgcACAGTATGACATGAGCAGCTACATGACACTTgagcaaataaataaactacATCCATGAAACACGTGAGTATGTATATATTTGATATTTAAGCTCTGATTGTCTAAAATAGCGGATCCTGAACTATAGAATTTGGAATCTGGACTTagagaaacagcattttgaaattaattggGTGTGAGATTTTCACATATTTCTCTAACAGCATATTAAAGCAGTGTTTATACCTTGGTATACCTTGGTATGTGAGGTATGACAGAACAgcaacaaagatttttttatcaatTAAACTTTGCTTGAATAAACTCAGCTGTGTTTTGCACTAAAAATAGTTCAGAGGAAAATTCCAACAAGCCTTCCTAAGAGCACATCTCTGTCTCatatccaaaataaaacaggCAACAGGTAACCAGAAGGGGGAGCGATAATCCAAACATCTTCAAATCGTCACTAATGAAAGGATAGCACAGAGCAGATCTTctaaaaattgtttaaaaatatggtGGACTGCCTTTTTTGGGCCAAAATTTGAGCCTATAGTAgataaaattctaaaaaagtgaaaataaacgTTTTACTCAAGTTATCTGCAGAAAAATCTTGTCAcaaaacaagattaaaataaagaaacagaagaaatgtaGACACTTATATGCATGCCAATAAAACCATTTAGATATTTATTGTACAGATAATCTCACTAATACAGTTGAttccaaaataataataaaaatgttaataagTTTGATGTTTTATGAATGCTTTAGTAGCAGTCATTTGGATTTATACATCAAGTTTTGCCTTAGAGGGTCCTCAGGGCATTCTCAATAtagttttccttctgctcaTCAGTTGGGAAGGGAATACTggttttttgcaatttttttctgtttctctctccttttttcagaTGTGTCTCAGTAGCCCTTCCTAAAGCTGGTTTACCGAGACAGTTGTATTGAAGCATTGGCCATTTATAATTTCCAGCAGGAGAAGTATTATTACAGTAGTGGATCAAGGACTCCTCAATTAGCATTTAAAGCATGTCTAAGAACTGCTCACATATaagcaaaaaaatgcaaaaaaactccaacacCAAATGTGTCCAAAGATACTTATTACACAGTTCTGCAGTCTGTTACTCCTTCTACAACTCATACCCTGTTCATAAACAAGCTACAGCTAATGCTGCTAAAGGAAATTACACTCTGGTCTGGAAAATAGAGAACATCACAGATAGCCCCCAGCAGCTGTTGTAGAAAAGGACTTTGTGTCTCTCATGACAAGCACTGACTTTATCAGTGACTGATTGTTGGTCATTGCAAATGTTTCCAGAAATTTCACTTTCTGGAGTTAGATGAACTCAACTTGGAAAAGTGCAGTTTGGCTGGAAACCCTCTGTCACATCCAATATAATCTGTGTCAAGTAAATACGAACTCTGAACAGTTGAGATTTTGCAGTGAGATACGACTGGAGAAGTCACAATACTTTTGTGTGAGAAGTAAAACTCCCATCTTCAAATTGCAAATAAGATTAGCCAGTACCTCAAATGGAGCAAATAGTTTCTCACCCCACTTTGGGTGCTGCCATGATAGGATCACCAGTTACTGCAGATAGGACCTTCATGGTGACAATGGAGGAAGACATTTGGTAAAAATACTTTTGGTGTTGTAGTCTGCCAGTGTGTGCATTAGTTAGTTGTCTTATTATTAATTTAACAGAGGAGAACATATCATTcttacccatggcaggggttgcTAGTGTTTGTCGGCCTACTAACTGTGCAGGTCCTAGTCCATCGAGGAAATCACTGAACTGACTGTCAGCGCCCAGCCGTACTCCAGGAAATATTAGGCTGAAACAAAATGGAAGCTGGTTAAGCATAAGAACAGGATTAATTTCTGTCATCCTACAGTATTTACCACAAAAGTACTACTGATACAAGGCAAGCAGCTCAGGATGCACAGCCACAAATCATTCTGCAGCATCAGGAATTATCTGTTT of the Camarhynchus parvulus chromosome 3, STF_HiC, whole genome shotgun sequence genome contains:
- the RIMS1 gene encoding regulating synaptic membrane exocytosis protein 1 isoform X16, giving the protein MAAEMRSRMVRQPSRESTDGSINSYSSEGNLIFPGVRLGADSQFSDFLDGLGPAQLVGRQTLATPAMGDIQIGMVDKKGQLEVEVIRARGLIQKPGSKSTPAPYVKVYLLENGACIAKKKTRIARKTLDPLYQQTLVFEESPQGKVLQVIVWGDYGRMDHKCFMGVAQILLEELDLSSVVIGWYKLFPPSSLVDPTLTPLTRRASQSSLESSTGPPCIRS